The proteins below come from a single Gordonia pseudamarae genomic window:
- a CDS encoding acyl-CoA dehydrogenase family protein yields the protein MPIGSSVWDTPERLALRATVREFTEKLILPHQDRWERDGELPHSLHRAAADIGLLGIGIDDEVGGSGGDLIDVTVVGEELHYAGAAGGVYASLFTHGIALPHIIAAADPAQIDTWVRPTLAGETIGSLAITEPGGGSDVGHLRTRAVRDGDHYVVNGAKTYITSGVRADFVVTAVRTGGPGAAGVSLLVVDTGTPGFTVTRALDKMGWRSSDTAELSYVDVRVPVGNLVGPENSGFAQIAAAFVTERAALAVQAYAGAQRCLDLTVRWARDRETFGKPLISRQSVQNTLADMARRIDVARTYTRAVVERKVAVESGDAGAGPGDDLLAEVCFAKNTAVETGEWVANQAVQLFGGLGYMTGTEVERQYRDMRILGIGGGTTEILTALAAKRLGYQR from the coding sequence GTGCCGATAGGTAGCTCGGTGTGGGATACCCCCGAACGGCTCGCGCTACGGGCGACGGTGCGGGAGTTCACGGAGAAACTAATTCTGCCGCACCAGGACAGGTGGGAACGCGACGGCGAACTGCCGCATTCGCTGCACCGGGCGGCCGCCGACATCGGCCTGCTGGGGATCGGAATCGACGACGAGGTGGGCGGATCGGGCGGCGATCTGATCGACGTCACCGTCGTCGGCGAAGAACTGCACTACGCGGGAGCCGCCGGCGGCGTCTACGCCTCGCTGTTCACCCACGGAATCGCATTGCCGCACATCATCGCGGCCGCGGACCCGGCACAGATCGACACGTGGGTGCGGCCGACCCTGGCCGGTGAGACCATCGGCAGCCTGGCGATCACCGAGCCGGGCGGCGGCAGCGATGTGGGCCACCTGCGCACCCGTGCGGTCCGCGACGGCGACCACTACGTCGTGAACGGTGCCAAGACGTACATCACCTCCGGGGTACGAGCCGACTTCGTGGTGACCGCGGTCCGTACCGGCGGGCCGGGTGCGGCGGGGGTGTCACTGCTCGTGGTGGACACCGGCACACCCGGATTCACCGTCACCCGCGCACTCGACAAGATGGGCTGGCGCAGTTCGGACACCGCCGAACTGTCGTATGTGGATGTCCGGGTGCCGGTGGGCAACCTGGTGGGACCGGAGAACTCGGGATTCGCGCAGATCGCGGCGGCGTTCGTCACCGAACGTGCGGCCCTGGCGGTGCAGGCGTACGCCGGTGCACAACGCTGCCTCGACCTGACCGTGCGGTGGGCCCGTGACCGGGAGACCTTCGGCAAGCCGCTGATCTCCCGGCAGAGCGTGCAGAACACCCTCGCCGACATGGCCCGCCGCATCGACGTCGCCCGCACCTACACCCGCGCGGTGGTCGAACGGAAGGTGGCCGTCGAATCGGGAGATGCCGGCGCGGGCCCCGGCGACGACCTGCTCGCCGAGGTGTGTTTCGCCAAGAACACCGCCGTCGAAACAGGGGAATGGGTGGCCAACCAGGCGGTGCAGCTGTTCGGCGGACTCGGCTACATGACCGGTACCGAGGTCGAACGCCAGTACCGGGACATGCGGATCCTCGGCATCGGCGGCGGCACCACCGAAATACTCACCGCTCTGGCGGCAAAACGATTGGGGTATCAGCGATGA
- a CDS encoding PaaI family thioesterase, translated as MSSADTADQAPAFDNPLTPFGVGDLGREGLVGTLVGQLGPRLADHRGRIDLPVFAVLFDHVGGFPFFLAQEDGASTLQSRLSMSLLADVAVTERLTGRAEVRTDDGTYGVSTVDLRTAAGRLCVTGTARSVRVGRGGEDTDMDSLAAPSAAGEGCLPEPIDPELSGRDIVDAIAAGALDPGPIVRLLDGRIEEGRFVVRTAPWMGNHFGTMHGGLIATIVAQGISLAAQAHTAPGVDYRVADLSVGFYRSPAVDGGEVIVEVEPVKVGRRIGSFDAVLRTRDGLLLSKAVADVIFR; from the coding sequence ATGAGCTCAGCAGACACCGCCGACCAGGCGCCCGCCTTCGACAACCCGCTCACGCCGTTCGGCGTCGGCGACCTCGGCCGGGAAGGTCTGGTGGGCACGTTGGTGGGCCAGCTCGGCCCGCGCCTGGCCGACCATCGCGGCCGAATCGACCTGCCCGTGTTCGCGGTTCTGTTCGATCACGTCGGCGGCTTCCCGTTCTTCCTCGCCCAGGAGGACGGAGCGTCGACGTTGCAGTCGCGGCTGTCGATGTCGCTGCTCGCCGACGTCGCCGTCACCGAACGGCTCACCGGCCGCGCCGAGGTGCGAACCGATGACGGTACCTACGGGGTCAGCACCGTCGACCTGCGTACCGCCGCCGGGCGGCTGTGTGTGACCGGCACCGCCCGCAGCGTGCGGGTCGGTCGCGGTGGTGAGGACACCGACATGGATTCGCTCGCCGCGCCGTCCGCCGCCGGTGAGGGCTGTCTGCCCGAACCGATAGACCCCGAACTGTCCGGGCGTGACATCGTCGACGCGATCGCCGCCGGCGCCCTCGACCCCGGACCGATCGTCCGGCTGCTCGACGGCCGGATCGAGGAGGGACGGTTCGTGGTGCGCACCGCCCCCTGGATGGGCAATCACTTCGGCACCATGCACGGCGGGCTCATCGCCACCATCGTCGCGCAGGGGATATCACTTGCCGCGCAAGCTCATACCGCGCCGGGGGTGGACTACCGGGTTGCCGATCTGAGTGTCGGCTTCTATCGGTCGCCGGCCGTCGACGGCGGCGAGGTGATCGTCGAGGTGGAGCCGGTGAAGGTGGGCCGGCGCATCGGCTCGTTCGACGCGGTCCTGCGCACCCGCGATGGCCTGCTGCTCAGTAAGGCCGTCGCCGACGTGATTTTCCGCTAG
- a CDS encoding acyclic terpene utilization AtuA family protein, giving the protein MIRVGNASGFYGDRFTAVREMLEGGELDYLTGDYLAELTMLILGRDKLKNPDLGYAKTFLRQMEDSLGLAVDRGVKIVVNAGGLNPHGLTVALRELADRLGVDASIGFVSGDDLLPRAQALGLENTDGAGTLLTANAYLGAFGIKAALDAGADVVVTGRVTDASLAIGAAAAAHGWGYHDLDALAGATVAGHIIECGAQATGGNYAFFTEIGSATRIGFPIAEIAADGSSVITKHEGTGGAVTVGTVTAQLLYEIGGPRYLGPDVTTRLDTIELSQAGPDRVAVRGVRGEAPPATVKVSLNYLAGLRNEINVVLTGLDIDAKAALFTEQFEAALPTRPASLDWTLSRLDRPDADTEERASALLRCVVRDTDPAIVGRTFTSTAVELALASYPGFTMTAPPGHGSPYGVFEPGYVDAGEVEHRVALPSGVVQRIDPSPLRGRPAGDEPAEPVAGYTDHGPTRRVPLGLIAGARSGDKGGSANIGVWVRNREQFDWLSATLDTDRLRELLPETTDLVVHRHSLPNLLAVNFVIEGILGRGVADNVRFDPQAKGLGEWLRSRNIDVPERFLSGTGAGGEE; this is encoded by the coding sequence ATGATCAGAGTCGGAAACGCGTCGGGCTTTTACGGGGACAGATTCACGGCGGTCCGCGAGATGCTCGAAGGCGGTGAGCTGGACTACCTGACCGGGGACTATCTGGCCGAGCTCACCATGCTCATCCTCGGCCGCGACAAGCTGAAGAATCCCGACCTCGGCTACGCCAAGACGTTCCTGCGGCAGATGGAGGACTCACTCGGTCTGGCCGTCGATCGCGGGGTGAAGATCGTCGTCAACGCCGGTGGGCTCAACCCGCATGGACTGACCGTCGCGCTGCGCGAGCTGGCCGACAGACTCGGCGTCGACGCGTCGATCGGCTTCGTCTCGGGCGACGACCTGCTGCCACGGGCACAGGCGCTGGGATTGGAGAATACCGACGGTGCGGGGACGCTCCTGACCGCCAACGCCTATCTGGGCGCGTTCGGCATCAAGGCGGCACTCGACGCGGGCGCCGACGTGGTGGTCACCGGCCGCGTCACCGATGCCTCACTGGCCATCGGCGCCGCCGCCGCCGCGCACGGCTGGGGGTACCACGACCTCGACGCGCTCGCCGGTGCGACCGTCGCCGGCCACATCATCGAATGCGGCGCCCAGGCCACCGGCGGCAACTACGCCTTCTTCACCGAGATCGGGTCCGCGACGCGCATCGGATTTCCCATCGCCGAGATCGCCGCCGACGGATCGTCGGTGATCACCAAACACGAGGGCACCGGCGGCGCGGTGACCGTGGGCACCGTGACCGCGCAACTGCTGTACGAGATCGGTGGGCCACGCTACCTCGGACCGGACGTGACCACTCGCCTGGACACCATCGAACTGAGCCAGGCGGGCCCCGACCGGGTGGCGGTGCGCGGGGTGCGGGGCGAGGCACCCCCCGCGACGGTCAAGGTGTCGCTCAATTACCTTGCCGGACTGCGCAACGAGATCAACGTGGTGCTCACCGGTCTCGACATCGACGCCAAGGCCGCACTGTTCACCGAACAGTTCGAGGCCGCACTGCCGACACGGCCGGCATCCCTGGACTGGACCCTCTCGCGACTCGACCGGCCCGACGCCGACACAGAGGAACGGGCCAGCGCGCTGCTGCGCTGCGTGGTGCGCGACACCGACCCGGCGATCGTCGGACGGACGTTCACCTCCACGGCCGTCGAACTCGCACTGGCCAGCTACCCCGGCTTCACGATGACCGCACCACCCGGACATGGCTCGCCCTATGGTGTTTTCGAACCCGGATACGTCGACGCCGGCGAGGTGGAACATCGGGTGGCGTTGCCGTCGGGGGTGGTGCAGCGCATCGACCCGAGCCCGCTGCGCGGCCGGCCGGCCGGCGACGAACCGGCCGAGCCGGTCGCCGGTTACACCGACCACGGTCCGACGCGCCGGGTGCCGCTCGGACTCATCGCCGGCGCCCGCTCCGGCGACAAGGGCGGCAGCGCGAACATCGGTGTGTGGGTGCGAAACCGGGAACAGTTCGACTGGTTGTCGGCGACCCTGGACACCGACAGGTTGCGCGAACTGCTGCCCGAGACCACGGATCTGGTGGTGCACCGCCATTCGCTGCCCAACCTGCTCGCCGTCAACTTCGTCATCGAGGGCATCCTCGGTCGCGGTGTGGCCGACAATGTCCGCTTCGACCCGCAGGCCAAGGGGCTCGGCGAGTGGTTGCGATCGAGGAATATCGATGTCCCCGAACGATTCTTGTCCGGCACAGGTGCCGGTGGGGAGGAATGA
- a CDS encoding TIGR03084 family metal-binding protein, translated as MALIDELIADLHAESASLDAIVADLPARDWATPTPAAGWTVAHQIGHLCWTDMVATIAVTDPDAFGSVLTDAWSNPLGFVDAEAEAMARCRPAEILREWRRWRPGLTDALAAVPAGAVIAWFGPPMSAASMATARLMETWAHGLDVAEALGVRREPTDRIKSIAHLGVRTRDFAYLVNELEPPAGPFRIELTAPSGELWTWGPVDASNTVRGSAIDFCLLVTQRRAFGDLALAVSGADARTWVSIAQCFAGPPGRGRGVGDGPVRGEER; from the coding sequence ATGGCGCTGATCGATGAGCTGATCGCGGACCTGCACGCCGAGTCGGCGAGCCTCGACGCGATCGTCGCGGACCTGCCCGCGCGGGACTGGGCCACGCCCACCCCGGCGGCCGGCTGGACCGTCGCTCACCAGATCGGGCATCTGTGCTGGACCGATATGGTGGCCACCATCGCCGTCACCGACCCGGACGCGTTCGGGTCGGTCCTCACCGACGCGTGGTCCAACCCGCTCGGCTTCGTCGACGCCGAGGCCGAGGCGATGGCCCGGTGCCGGCCCGCCGAGATACTCCGGGAGTGGCGGCGGTGGCGGCCCGGCCTGACCGATGCGCTGGCGGCTGTGCCCGCCGGGGCCGTGATCGCATGGTTCGGTCCGCCGATGTCGGCCGCGTCGATGGCCACCGCCCGGCTCATGGAGACCTGGGCGCACGGCCTCGACGTCGCCGAGGCGCTCGGGGTGCGCCGCGAACCCACCGACCGGATCAAGTCGATCGCGCATCTCGGGGTGCGTACCCGCGACTTCGCGTACCTGGTCAACGAACTCGAACCGCCCGCCGGACCGTTCCGGATCGAGCTGACCGCACCGTCGGGCGAACTCTGGACATGGGGACCGGTCGACGCGTCGAACACCGTGCGCGGCAGCGCCATTGACTTCTGCCTGCTCGTCACCCAGCGGCGGGCGTTCGGTGATCTGGCGTTGGCGGTGTCCGGCGCCGATGCCCGGACGTGGGTGTCGATCGCGCAATGTTTTGCCGGTCCGCCCGGGCGGGGACGAGGGGTCGGCGACGGCCCGGTACGAGGAGAGGAACGATGA
- a CDS encoding acyl-CoA carboxylase subunit beta, with protein sequence MTILRSSVDVTGEAYADAGAAMAGKLGDLSAEFDKVLAGGGEKYVERHRARGKMLARERVELLIDPDTAFLELCPLAAHGSQFPVGASVVMGIGVIEGVECLIVANDPTVKGGTSNPWTLRKILRGNNIALENRLPVVSLVESGGADLPTQKEVFIPGGRMFRDLTRLSAAGIPTIALVFGNSTAGGAYVPGLSDHVVMIENQSKVFLGGPPLVKMATGEESDDESLGGAQMHARTSGLADYYATDEQDCIRIGRGIVARLNWRKKGPGPNVPFLEPRYDAEELIGIVPPDLKIPFNPRDVIARIVDDSDFDEFKAEYGSSLCTGWARIHGYPVGILANAQGVLFSAESQKATQFIQLANRSDTPLLFLHNTTGYMVGKEYEQGGIIKHGSAMINAVSNSTVPHISVLMGASYGAGHYGMCGRAYDPRFLFAWPSAKSAVMGAAQLAGVISIVSRAATEARGGVVDEQADAGLRAMIEAQIELESVPAFLSGMLYDDGVIDPRDTRTVLGLCLSAIDSAEVTGTSNFGVFRM encoded by the coding sequence ATGACAATACTTCGCTCGAGTGTGGACGTCACCGGCGAGGCCTACGCCGACGCCGGTGCGGCGATGGCCGGGAAACTCGGCGATCTGTCCGCCGAATTCGACAAGGTGCTCGCCGGTGGTGGTGAGAAATACGTCGAGCGCCACCGCGCGCGCGGCAAGATGCTCGCCCGCGAACGGGTCGAACTGCTCATCGACCCCGATACCGCGTTCCTGGAATTGTGCCCGCTCGCCGCACACGGGTCACAGTTCCCGGTCGGTGCGTCGGTGGTGATGGGGATCGGTGTGATCGAGGGCGTCGAATGCCTGATCGTGGCCAACGACCCCACCGTCAAGGGCGGCACCTCCAACCCGTGGACCCTGCGGAAAATACTGCGGGGAAACAATATAGCGCTGGAGAACCGCCTGCCGGTGGTGTCCTTGGTGGAGTCGGGCGGGGCCGATCTGCCCACCCAGAAAGAGGTGTTCATCCCCGGCGGCCGGATGTTCCGGGACCTGACCCGGCTGTCGGCCGCCGGTATCCCCACCATCGCGCTGGTGTTCGGCAACTCCACCGCGGGCGGCGCCTACGTGCCCGGTCTGAGCGATCACGTCGTGATGATCGAGAACCAGTCGAAGGTGTTTCTGGGCGGACCGCCCCTGGTGAAGATGGCCACCGGCGAGGAAAGCGACGACGAATCCCTGGGCGGCGCACAGATGCACGCGCGCACCTCCGGCCTGGCCGACTACTACGCCACCGACGAACAGGACTGCATCCGCATCGGCCGGGGCATCGTCGCCCGCCTCAACTGGCGCAAGAAGGGGCCCGGACCGAACGTGCCGTTCCTCGAACCACGTTACGACGCTGAGGAACTCATCGGCATCGTGCCGCCCGACCTGAAAATCCCGTTCAATCCGCGTGATGTGATCGCCCGCATCGTCGACGACAGCGACTTCGACGAGTTCAAGGCCGAATACGGGTCGTCGCTGTGCACCGGCTGGGCCCGGATCCACGGCTACCCGGTGGGGATCCTGGCGAATGCGCAGGGGGTGCTGTTCAGCGCCGAATCGCAGAAGGCCACCCAGTTCATCCAGCTCGCCAACCGCAGCGACACCCCGCTGCTGTTCCTGCACAACACCACCGGCTACATGGTGGGCAAGGAGTACGAGCAGGGCGGCATCATCAAACACGGATCGGCGATGATCAACGCGGTGTCCAATTCGACGGTGCCGCACATCTCGGTCCTGATGGGTGCCAGCTACGGTGCCGGACACTACGGAATGTGCGGGCGCGCCTACGATCCGCGGTTCCTGTTCGCCTGGCCCAGCGCCAAATCCGCGGTGATGGGGGCGGCGCAACTGGCCGGCGTCATCTCCATCGTGTCGCGCGCCGCCACCGAGGCGCGCGGCGGTGTGGTCGACGAGCAGGCCGACGCCGGACTGCGCGCCATGATCGAGGCACAGATCGAACTCGAATCGGTACCCGCGTTCCTGTCGGGGATGTTGTACGACGACGGCGTGATCGACCCGCGTGACACCAGGACGGTGCTCGGCCTGTGCCTGTCGGCGATCGACTCGGCAGAGGTCACGGGCACCAGCAACTTCGGCGTCTTCCGGATGTGA
- a CDS encoding ATP-binding protein, which produces MSITSVLVANRGEIACRVFATCRRMGLSTVAVFSDPDADMPHVRAADLAVRLPGQTAADTYLRGEAVIGAALSAGADAIHPGYGFLSENAGFAQAVLDAGLVWIGPPPAAIEAMGAKVNAKELMQRAGVPVLGSIDPASATAADLPLLIKASAGGGGRGMRIVRELADLDSHVVSAAREAQSAFGDPTVFCEPYIERGHHIEVQILADTHGGVWAVGERECSIQRRHQKVVEEAPAPLVDRVGGDLRDRLYAAARDAAKAIDYVGAGTVEFLADEQGRFYFLETNTRLQVEHPVTELTTGTDLVQWQLRIAAGEPLDAAEPVSDGHAIEVRLYAEDPAADWQPQSGAVHAVDIRSDSMFSGLSRPGIRVDAGIASGSVISTFYDPMLAKVISWAPDRRLAAAMLARTLADAALHGPVTNRDLLVNILRDKDFLDGHTDTGFLDAAGDGYAALVAPAADDDAARLAALAAALADAAANRVSARVQGGLPGGWRNLASGYQTKKFVAAGGTDEIVVRYRPARGGYELPDHPGVRVVRTAPDEVRVDVDGVQRALAVARYDDTVYVDGPGIAVALRIVPRFTDPSAVRTPGSLLAPMPGSIVRIAVAQGDRVTAGQPLIWLEAMKMEHTIGAPADGVVETLAVTEGQQLSVGDVLAVITEAAEGDDA; this is translated from the coding sequence ATGAGTATCACTTCAGTGCTGGTCGCCAACCGAGGCGAGATCGCCTGCCGGGTGTTCGCCACCTGCCGGCGGATGGGACTGTCGACGGTCGCGGTGTTCTCCGACCCCGACGCCGATATGCCGCACGTGCGGGCCGCCGACCTCGCCGTGCGGCTACCGGGACAGACCGCGGCAGACACCTACCTGCGGGGTGAGGCGGTCATCGGCGCGGCCCTGTCCGCGGGCGCCGATGCGATCCATCCGGGATACGGGTTCCTCTCCGAGAACGCCGGATTCGCGCAGGCGGTGCTCGATGCCGGTCTGGTGTGGATCGGCCCACCGCCGGCCGCGATCGAGGCGATGGGTGCCAAGGTCAACGCGAAGGAACTGATGCAGCGGGCCGGGGTTCCGGTGCTCGGTTCCATCGACCCGGCCTCGGCCACGGCCGCCGACCTGCCGCTGCTGATCAAGGCATCCGCCGGTGGCGGCGGGCGCGGCATGCGGATTGTGCGCGAGCTGGCCGACCTCGACTCTCATGTGGTGTCCGCCGCGCGAGAAGCGCAGTCGGCGTTCGGTGATCCGACCGTGTTCTGCGAGCCGTACATCGAACGCGGACACCACATCGAGGTGCAGATCCTCGCCGACACGCACGGCGGCGTGTGGGCGGTGGGCGAACGGGAATGCTCCATCCAGCGCCGGCACCAGAAGGTGGTGGAGGAGGCGCCCGCCCCGCTCGTCGACCGGGTCGGCGGCGATCTGCGGGACCGGCTGTACGCCGCCGCGCGGGATGCGGCCAAGGCGATCGACTACGTCGGCGCCGGGACCGTCGAGTTCCTGGCCGATGAACAGGGCCGGTTCTACTTCCTGGAAACCAACACCCGGTTGCAGGTGGAACACCCGGTCACCGAACTGACCACCGGTACCGACCTGGTGCAGTGGCAGCTGCGGATCGCCGCGGGCGAGCCCTTGGACGCCGCGGAACCGGTCAGTGACGGACACGCCATCGAGGTGCGCCTGTACGCCGAGGACCCTGCGGCGGACTGGCAACCCCAGTCCGGGGCGGTGCACGCCGTCGACATCCGGTCCGACAGCATGTTCTCCGGACTGTCCCGGCCGGGTATCCGCGTCGACGCCGGCATCGCATCGGGGTCGGTGATATCGACCTTCTACGATCCGATGCTGGCCAAGGTGATCTCGTGGGCGCCCGACCGGCGTCTGGCCGCCGCGATGCTTGCCCGCACCCTGGCTGATGCCGCGCTGCACGGGCCGGTCACCAACCGCGACCTGCTGGTGAACATCCTGCGGGACAAAGACTTTCTCGACGGTCACACCGACACCGGTTTCCTCGACGCCGCCGGCGACGGGTATGCCGCACTGGTCGCGCCGGCGGCCGATGACGATGCCGCGCGACTGGCCGCCCTCGCCGCGGCGTTGGCCGACGCGGCGGCCAATCGGGTGTCGGCGAGAGTCCAGGGCGGGCTGCCCGGCGGGTGGCGGAACCTGGCGTCGGGCTACCAGACCAAAAAGTTCGTGGCCGCAGGTGGTACCGACGAGATCGTCGTCCGGTACCGGCCGGCGCGGGGCGGGTATGAACTGCCGGACCACCCCGGGGTGCGGGTCGTCAGAACCGCGCCCGACGAGGTGCGTGTCGACGTCGACGGGGTGCAGCGCGCGCTGGCCGTTGCCCGGTACGACGACACCGTCTACGTCGACGGGCCGGGAATCGCCGTGGCGTTGCGGATCGTGCCGCGGTTCACCGACCCGTCCGCGGTGCGCACACCTGGCTCGCTGCTCGCGCCGATGCCAGGATCGATTGTCAGGATCGCCGTCGCGCAAGGGGATCGGGTGACCGCGGGTCAGCCGCTGATCTGGCTGGAGGCGATGAAGATGGAACACACCATCGGCGCCCCCGCCGACGGTGTCGTCGAGACACTGGCGGTCACAGAGGGACAACAACTTTCCGTCGGCGACGTACTCGCCGTGATCACCGAAGCAGCCGAAGGGGACGACGCATGA
- the fadD1 gene encoding fatty-acid--CoA ligase FadD1, protein MADTVTQLLLERAEDDNPAIIYDDERWSWREYVAEATRWASATIEVAGASEATGNDTAASEATGNDTAASEATGNDTAASEATGNDTAASEATGNDTAASEATGNDTAASEATGNDTAASEATGNVPLHVGVLLGNTPQMLIALAAGALGGYVTVGVNNTRRGAALGADIARADCRILLVDAAHRPLLDGLDLPGVRVFDVDGDQWRGRTAQAGDLTPYSVPGPMDPFMLIFTSGTSGNPKPVRFAHMMIPFAGPPLVQKFGITSEDICYLSMPLFHSAALLGGYCVALVAGAAIVPAQFSASTFVDDLRRYGVTYVHYVGKALSYVLATPERPDDADTPLRAGFGNEASDRDLDEFSRRFGCALWDGYGSTELAVIITREPSTPAGSIGKGFPGVAVYNPDTLTECPRARFDANGALLNADEAIGEIVNTGGGGLFTGYHNDDKATGERLHDGMYWSGDLAYVDADDWIYLAGRTGDWMRVDGENMTAGPVERVLQRLPQVNRVAVYAVPDEHVGDAVMAAIVLGDDDSLSPQQFEEFLRDQRDLSPKAWPRYVRINSDLPTTATNKIIKRQLKNEGATAAGGQLWIRPARTRSYEVSGA, encoded by the coding sequence ATGGCCGACACTGTGACACAGCTGCTCCTCGAACGTGCCGAGGACGACAATCCCGCCATCATCTACGACGACGAACGCTGGTCATGGCGTGAGTACGTCGCCGAGGCCACCCGCTGGGCGTCGGCCACCATCGAGGTCGCCGGGGCGAGCGAAGCGACGGGAAATGACACCGCGGCGAGCGAAGCGACGGGAAATGACACCGCGGCGAGCGAAGCGACGGGAAATGACACCGCGGCGAGCGAAGCGACGGGAAATGACACCGCGGCGAGCGAAGCGACGGGAAATGACACCGCGGCGAGCGAAGCGACGGGAAATGACACCGCGGCGAGCGAAGCGACGGGAAATGACACCGCGGCGAGCGAAGCGACGGGAAATGTCCCGTTGCATGTCGGCGTCCTGCTGGGCAACACCCCGCAGATGCTCATCGCGCTGGCCGCGGGCGCGCTCGGCGGGTACGTGACCGTCGGGGTCAACAACACCCGCCGGGGTGCGGCGCTGGGCGCCGATATCGCCCGCGCCGACTGCCGGATACTGCTTGTCGACGCGGCACACCGGCCGCTGCTCGACGGCCTCGACCTGCCCGGCGTGCGGGTGTTCGACGTGGATGGTGACCAATGGCGTGGCCGCACAGCACAGGCCGGAGATCTGACTCCGTATTCGGTTCCCGGACCGATGGATCCGTTCATGCTGATCTTTACCTCCGGAACCAGCGGCAATCCCAAGCCGGTCCGATTCGCGCACATGATGATTCCGTTCGCCGGCCCGCCACTGGTGCAGAAGTTCGGCATCACCTCCGAGGACATCTGCTACCTGTCGATGCCGCTGTTCCATTCGGCGGCGCTGCTCGGCGGCTATTGCGTGGCGCTCGTGGCCGGGGCGGCGATCGTACCCGCCCAGTTCTCGGCGTCCACCTTCGTCGACGACCTGCGCCGCTACGGCGTCACCTATGTGCACTATGTCGGCAAGGCGCTGTCGTACGTGCTGGCCACCCCCGAACGCCCCGACGACGCCGACACCCCGCTTCGTGCCGGGTTCGGCAACGAGGCCTCCGACCGCGATCTCGACGAGTTCAGCAGACGGTTCGGGTGCGCGCTGTGGGACGGTTACGGTTCCACCGAGCTCGCGGTGATCATCACCCGCGAACCGAGCACCCCGGCCGGCTCCATCGGCAAAGGATTTCCCGGTGTGGCCGTGTACAACCCGGACACCCTCACCGAATGTCCGCGGGCGCGATTCGATGCGAACGGCGCTCTGCTCAACGCCGACGAGGCGATCGGCGAGATCGTCAACACCGGCGGCGGCGGACTGTTCACCGGCTACCACAACGACGACAAGGCAACCGGTGAACGCCTGCACGACGGCATGTACTGGTCGGGCGATCTGGCCTATGTCGACGCCGACGACTGGATCTATCTGGCCGGGCGCACCGGCGACTGGATGCGTGTCGACGGCGAGAACATGACCGCCGGCCCCGTTGAACGTGTGTTGCAGCGGCTACCTCAGGTCAACCGGGTGGCCGTCTACGCGGTCCCCGATGAGCATGTCGGGGATGCGGTGATGGCGGCTATCGTCCTGGGCGACGACGACTCCCTGTCCCCGCAGCAGTTCGAGGAGTTTCTCCGCGATCAGCGCGACCTGTCGCCGAAGGCCTGGCCGCGCTATGTGCGTATCAACTCCGACCTGCCGACGACCGCCACCAACAAGATCATCAAGCGCCAACTCAAGAACGAGGGCGCGACCGCGGCCGGCGGGCAACTATGGATCAGACCTGCCCGCACCCGCTCCTACGAGGTGTCGGGCGCATGA